The genomic interval AATTTTACAGTCCAATTAAATTAATGAGACCTAGTTTGGTGAAAAAGTCACAGTGGTGATAAAATGACTAACCTCCTGGTGGTTCTTTTTCAGGTAGGCCAACTCATCCTGCAGACCTTCAATCTGCATCTCCAGGTCAGCCTTGGTCAGGGTGGTCTGGTCCAGCAGGCGTCTCAAGTTGCCAATGTCAGCCTCCACGGACTGTCTCATTAACAATTCGTGCTCGAATCTAATAAGTACAGAAAGAGCGTCAATACCATGTTTGCATTTCTAATcatagttttatatattaaaataaagtcaCTCTACCATCATCTATTGTTAAAGGCTCATGGTACAACGTATATGTGTTTCATAACTTAGGTACACCTACTTAGTTTTGAAGTCATCTGCAGCCAGTTTGGAGTTGTCAATCTGCAGGAGTATGTTGGCATTGCCGATGGTGGCATTCTTGATCTAAAAGGGCAACAATTATTATTAGACATTATTGATAGAGCAGATTTTATAAAGCAAACCtttcaaatatttcatatataaatatattaaatattttcatatttaagtATACATCTGTAATTCTACAAGCTACAAGTTCTAATTTAgcacacaaacatccaacatTACCTTATCCTTCAGGTCATTGATGGTGGCCCAGTAGGCACTGTAATCTCTGTCAGCAATTGGTCCTTTCTTCTCATAGTACTCACGGATCTTCACCTCCAGTTTTGCATTGGCAGCTTCCAGAGAGCGGACCTTGTCCAGGTAGGAGGCCAGACGATCGTTCAGGTTCTGCATGGTGGCCTTCTCATTCATTTGCATGCTGTCATTGCTGTCCAGGGCAGAAGACAGGCTGAAGCCACCATCTCTTCCCATGCCCAGTCCACCACCATAGCCAGAAGACACAGTCCTTGCGACTCCTGAGGAGATTCGGGTGCCGCCTGAGCCACTTCCATAGACACTGAAGGCTTTAGGTGCGGAGGATAGTGAGCCCACACGACGCTGGCTGATCACAGAGCCTCCACTGTAGCCTGCAGGGCCGCTGGAATAGGTAGAACGCTGGTAGTAGCTCATGCTGACTAATGGATGGATTCAGAGACAAACTGAAGAAGGAATGGCAGAGAGGATGATGCTACCCTGAATGCAATTCTCCTGGAGTGATCCACTG from Tachysurus vachellii isolate PV-2020 chromosome 1, HZAU_Pvac_v1, whole genome shotgun sequence carries:
- the LOC132851333 gene encoding keratin, type I cytoskeletal 19-like, yielding MSYYQRSTYSSGPAGYSGGSVISQRRVGSLSSAPKAFSVYGSGSGGTRISSGVARTVSSGYGGGLGMGRDGGFSLSSALDSNDSMQMNEKATMQNLNDRLASYLDKVRSLEAANAKLEVKIREYYEKKGPIADRDYSAYWATINDLKDKIKNATIGNANILLQIDNSKLAADDFKTKFEHELLMRQSVEADIGNLRRLLDQTTLTKADLEMQIEGLQDELAYLKKNHQEELAAMRSQLTGNVNVEVDAPPHQDLNKVLTEIRAQYENITDKHRREQEAWFNQQSEALNKEVAMSTETIQTSKTELTDLRRTLQGLEIELQSQLSMKAALENTLGETEARYSAMLAGFQNQINMLESELSQVRASVEQQGREYDMLLDIKSRLEQEIATYRSLLEKEESRTPGTGGSTMVTTTTTVRS